TTAATGGTTTGTGTAGAGGAGGTATAGCGGATATACTGGaaaaaggatgctgaagatggagttgccaggcaggaggaaaagaggaagaccacagagaagattcatggatgtagtgaaggacataaagagggttggtgtgacagaggaggatgctgggatagtctgagatggaggcagatgatgcgcagtggtgacccctaaagggagcaatTGAAAGAAGATGATTTCTGAAACAATGTGTAGAACACCAAAGTtgtaaccctcctaaaaccagACCAAACAGAGAGCTGTTACTGCAATCTGAATTGTTAAAGATTATAGTGACTTACCGTTCATGCAAAAAGAATCTTAGCACCCCTTATAAGTAGATATCCTGCTAAAGCTGGTAGGTGTACAGGTATGTGCAAATCTGTtgtaaatatacagtaccagtccaaacctttgactgataCTGACTTAACTGCTATGTACAGTTCTCACTAATAGTTAATATAAATTAATTCTGTTGTTTTAGCCAGATTGTCAAAGAATTcctaaacagtttttttttttaaacactgaagcTCTTCCCAAAGATACTGCTTCAGGCAGTAGCAGGAATGATCGTGGTGAATCATAAAACTCTTGAGACAATCTTGACCTAAAAGAACACGGATTCTTCTATCAAGCTACTCTATTTAACTTTCACACAAGATAAACGAGCCTTTTCTGACCTATTAAACAACCTCATTTCCTGCACActtgctctctttctcctctggTAAAAACCATCTTTGCTTTGAACCACTGGCTCAGTTTTCCTAACAGCAGTTGCCCCGCTTCACCCGATAgctcccattttgtaaattaCTACCCATCTTATTGTTTCAGGCCAATCACCAACGTGCATCAAAAATTTTTCACACCTGAATACATTTGTTTTGATGGAGCTGCCAATAACTGTTTTTAAGAGTTAAAAGTGCATGGTTGACAATACACAGAGGGTGGGTCAAGTTACCCACTGGCTCATTTTAGTCCACTCTCCCCGACTGAACTTTACTGATTTGAGTTTACCTTAATCACCAAGGTTGTATTCAAGAACAGCAGGAGGTGATAAATGAAATGGATGGTTggctattttaaatgaaatatgtgTAATAAAGCCATTGTAAGCTGTTATCACAGCAGACAGGACAAAGTTAGAGAACAGCTGGTAAACACAGTGAGTCCGATAAAGAGTTAGCGACTTCCCTAAGGAACACACACCAATACAGGACTGAGGTGAGAGTAATTAAATGAGTTAGGTGGCCTTCAGGTGGCTGTAACACTGTAACCCTGTGCTGTGATGCATTTATCTTGCTACTTGTGTCATATGACAATGTGTCAGTGCTGTTTCCAGGTTGTTGTGCTGCCACCGGGTGGCCAAaatatgaagtttttttttccttttcccaaTAAAGTTTGAGCCACTGTATGTAACTGTGAAAAGGGTAAATAAAGGTGGTTCCAGTTTACTGGCCCAAATAGGGTGAAGATACACAAGAATGCAtaagaaacacatttaaaattccTCAGTGTTGCAGTTCATTTAGTGTTTAGTTTTATAATCAAGTCATGTTCAAATCTAGTTTATTGTTCTTGtagatatttttctgttttgtagaaCTGGCTTTAAATGGGAAAAACAGGCACTGCCAATTCTAAATACATCactgagaaatgtttttgtttttgaaagaaaagcacatCCCTTTTTAACTAATGCAACATTTAATGTAACATGAAGCTGATAAGCTCTTTTGCAGCACAGGTGTGTTTACATGGTCAACTTGACTTTGAAAACTCAGACTTACATTTGGCAAAAgtgcactcactggccactttattaggtgcacTCTGGTAGTACCGGGTTTGAcccccttttgctttcagaactgccttcatTCTTTGGAGCAACAAACATTCCTGAGAGATTTTGGTCCGTAGCAACATGATGGCATGACAGTACattcatgatgtgaatctcctgttccaccacatcccaaaggtgctctgctgcaTTGAAATCTGGTGCCGGTGGAGGCCATttgccatttgagtacagtgaactcaaaaccagtttgagatgatttcaactttgtgacatggtgtgttctGCCTGAACTGtggatacaaggcaggatggatccacgcttcatgctgtttacaaattctgaccctaccatccgaaTGTCACACCAGAAATCTATACTCATCAGACCAGCTGACAGCTTTCCACTTTTCTATTGTCTTCTTCTATTTGGTCCTCCTGTATGAATTGAaggctcagtttcctgttcttcctgACAGGCCTGGCACCCCCTGCAatcatctgctgctgtagcccatctgctttaaagtttgatatgttgtgcattcagagacgctcttctgcataccttgttcCAACGGTGGTTACTGTTGTCAGCTTCAAGCATGTCTACATTCCTAAAGGCATTGAGATGCTGCTATGTAATTGGCTTATATTTGCATTATGAGCAACTGaataggtgtacctaacaaagtggcctgTGAACTTAACATGGGAGTGACAGTTCCTGAAAATGGGCCTCTGTAAGCCTATGCAGGAAAGGAAAGGTTTAAGTGACCAGTAATTACCTTTGACttgcaaaaatattaaaaaaaattcaattaaatatactaaacaaaaattaaataaataaaaacaatcagttaaaaatatctatttttattttccaatttttattttcccatgtGTTCATTTGAATTTCGGTTTCAGACACAGTGTCACAGCCTGTGTTTGCATAGGTCTGATAATGAGGTAAAATATGGGAGCTGGCAAACTGCATTTTCCTGTTATCGATACAGATTCCACCAAGTAGTCAAATAGGAAAGCACCTAACAATAATACTAAAATATCCCTGTTCCAAAGCCTGCAGTTGCAGTTGcagctgcagttttaaaatcatCAGGGTGTGAGTTAAttcaaaaatacaataaaaaaataaaatgagtgaaaataaaaaactaaaaaaaaaaactaaaaaactaaaaaaaaacccttctcaTTTCCTGCTACATATCAGACATGCATCTTTCACCATGAGAATAAACTTACAGCATGCATTGAGGTTTTTTCATTGGCTACCATCAGTCCAGTTTAAACCCATTATCATTCACAGATAAAAACTTCATTAgtggcatttttttcttaatataagacatccctttatgactaaTTCACTTGAAGAGGCATCACATTTGGTACAGAGGCTTCACTGTAAACATTAATTTCTCTTTGATTTTGTGAATAAATACTCCTGGAACAATTTCATATTTCCAACAACAAATTggtaaacagagtaaaagaaactaaaagcaCTAAAAttcacagctctggctgtttcAAGTGGATAAAGCAGACACATGTAATACACAAGCCTAAATCTTAGACTTAAAACATACCTTTGCTATAGCGTGCTGTACTTATATCATTTTCCACTTAATGCACATCAGTGTACAGCGTCAAGAGTTCCTCACTTATCACCTTTTCTATGACCTGGCAACATACAGAAAAGACATTTTGAGGCAGTCTGTTACTGGATAAGCGGTGGTCCCCGATGCCTCTCCAAGCTCTTAGATTAGGCTCTAGAGAGAAGAAATtcaaaaagatgcaaaaaaaaaaatttatcaaGACCTGTTTATTCATACGGTTTGACATTAGGAAAAACAAGACAGTTTACCTGTTTGGTGTTTTCTGTCCAGCAGATGGAGCCAAACCAGGTTTTCCTCACTGCAAGGCACTGGTGGTAACCTGTGGGCCTTTCACAGGGTTCTGCATGCCAATAACAAGTGAGACGTTGCACATTTAGTTCATTGATGCAAAGTACACACATCTTTACTTATGAATGTGAAGAAGATGCATTCACCCCTGATTGTTTTTTGACAGGGCAAGGTGGTGGAGGTCTTTTTGGGGGGTCTGGTCGATGTTTGGGTACTGCTGAAGGCTGTGACTGGTTTTTGGGGTCCAGGGAGCATAAAGGTGAAGGTCTTGCGGGTAGTGGAGAAGCATGGTTCGGTTTCTGCcccacaggcacagggagagtGCGAGCCTGAGGAGAGATCCCTCTCTGGGGCTGTGGTGTCTGCTTTCTCTGCTCTGCAGGGAACACGGGTACTGGAGGAAGCTTCCCTGCAGGATGTGCGATAGCATGCTTGGGCCAAGATGGGCAAGACTGACTTGGATGAGGAGAAGCCTTCCGATGTGGAAAAGCACAAAGATAACAAGTAATTTCATCAATTCTGAAGCATTACAGACATTACTGAGATAGTCTAAGAGTGGGCTTTTTTACCGAGTCTTGTTTCTTTGGTGAGAAGGTTGGGTTGCTATGACCATTATTGCCACTATTTGCATGCAGGGGTTTCACAGCGACTGGCTCTGAGCTGTGGATGTCAACACAGATAAACCTAAAGACATGATTCATTCTGGACATTCACACAATGCAAAGAAAAGATGTTATCCACAAAGTTTTTAGTATTTGGCACTTCAGAATTGCATACCTTGGTGCTGATGGTGAAGCATAAGGTTTCAGTAAGAGGAGTTTATGTCTACCGAAGCGCCAAAATCCAAAAGCAGCCAAACCCATAAAGACAGCCAGGAGGAGAGCGAGTAGGACTGGAAGAGCACTGCCTATTGGAATATAAACCAGACAAGAGTcagaaaaatagtaaaaatcTCAAAGAAATCTCTTGATTTCATGAATCACTGTTGCATGGGTCTCACTGGAGCTGGTGACAGGTCCACTGTCCACACTCCCCCCGGATCCTTTCTGgttacagagaggaggagccCAGCCCGAATCACAGTGGCAGTTACGGTTGTTGTTGCACAGCTGGTAAGAGAACAGAGACATTTTGTATGACAGAAGGAGAATCTGGGACAGAAAGTTGAGGTGTAGTAACAAAATATACTGAAAAAGGTACATTTAATAAAACAGGTATAGTTTATGGCATTTGTATTGCTACTATATTTTATAGAGGGGATGATCTTGTTGCATAATACAGTCTAATTTTTGCTTAAGTAAGATAACGAATCCCAGTCTTCTACTTGtttatgttattatttatatattgttgTGTTGCTACTTTTAATCCAGTAAAGGATCCTGCACCTGCACCTCTGCTTGGGCTGCCAGCTTTCAGTAACTCTAGGCTAAAGAAACTCACTCCGTGTCCATGACACTTGGCACTGCAGTCATCCGTTTTGAGAAAAGATGCATTGCGGCACATTCCATTAAAGCAAATCTGTTAAAACAAAAGAAGCGTGAGGAAGAACATTAGAGAAGTGGTTAGAGACAAATTACTTATCCACTTTCAGGTGAAAACGAAATCCCCGAAGATCCATTTTCTCTGTCTGATCTAAACAGTTTTGTCTGCTGTGTTTATGACTTAAGAACAAGTGAAACTTCCTGCACcatgtttgaaataaatcatcgaggaaaaaaaaaaaaaagccatgctTTTAGTCATGGTCCATGGAGTGGTGGTACACTTCAGTCATGTGACTTGCCTCTTGGGCTTCCGCAGAAATCTCATGGAAAACTTATGATCTGCTAAAcatgttttagtcattttgCAGCACTATATTAGAATTTACTTCATGATAAATCACAAAGATTACATCCACAAGCTTTTTAAATGACAGCAGTGCGCGCTCCTTACTACTACTGGAAATTCAGTTTGGTACATCTTCACGAGTCTCACCGAGTCTTCACCACACTTAGTGCCCGTCATGACCAGGCCTGGATCCAAAGTGTCACCCTGTGGCTCCTCGTCCTCCTTGCCAAGCTTGTACACATGTGTCCCCCTGCACGTGATTTTGCTGTTGCCCTCTTTAACTGTGGTTTCTATGGAAACAGCATTGTTCTCAATAGGCTTGGAGGCTGCAGATGAACACTGGATTTTCCCACATTTAGCATCCCTGTCATGTAaagaattaagaaaaaaagataCGCTTGAGGTGAGGGAGAAGTAAATGAAAGTGTGCAGAGTGTTTGGCTGAATGATTTGGTTTTCACCTCTCACTGCATCTCCTGTATCTCCCAAACTCATCTTTGCCACAGTTCCCATATATATCACCAGCTTCATTTACCCTCTTAAAACACAGGTCGGGGGCTGGGCGAGCATCTGtggaaaaatgaacagaaacataaaaactgttgcacatacacaaacacaataataCACATGCAGAGATGCATGCACAGTGTGTTATTTGACCATCTGATGAAGACCAGATGGCATCCCTCACTGTTCAATGTAGCTCCTGTGGTACTACAAAGGTTCTGTCACCACAGGAATATGGACACCGTCCAATAATAGTCCCTAGTTCTGTGACCCACCAAGGACTCATCTTTAAATACACTGAGCCTAACCAGGTGTCTCAagagcttggaaaaaaaaaaaaaaaggggtgacTGGACATCTTTAAGTTTTTGtagacatttcacctcttatccatgaggcttcagttctaaaaccaaaagctgGAGAGTCCCAGGCATTAAACCCTAGAGGGGGGGGTTGTCCTCTTGGGAGGTGTTCATTGACCCACTAGAAATCATGTGTGTCATCACATGAaacaaggtgtgaaaaaaggcgtgggtcattaccagCAGGGGTTTGGGGTGAAACTTAGTTCTGTGGAAGCAGTAatggtgtacttagtttttccacaCTGTGATTAAACTGGAGAATCCACTTTACCCACCTTGTCCCCAAAGTGAGCGACACTGCTGCTCCAGGGTCAGACACATGCCGGTGTAACAGTAGGCCCTCCCACCTGCACATGACGTGCCATCcactaaataaaaatcagcagGGCAGGACTCTGTCTTCCCGTCACAGTACTCTGGAAGGTCGCATGACCCAGAGGGACCACGGCACAGCACACCCGGGCTCTTCAGCTTTCATAGTGACAGACAGAAATCGGGCgacaagctttaaaaaaagactgaaatcatgacaaaaataaagctaGAAAAGATGTAGATACATTTATTCTATTCTAGTGAGAATAACAGCTGGGGATTTCCTactgaaatgtatttaggaattttttttttgtttctttcccccaccagcatcatcatcatcagtttccGATATACCTACCTTGCAGTTGTGACAGCAGACACCGTGGGCACACTCAGCTCCAGTTTTCAGGGTACAGTTGTTGGCATTACAGCATGGACTTGTGCACTCCTAGGCAAAATGTGTTGTAGATTCATGAAACCTGGCAAAAGCAGCAAGAGAAAATAAACAGTGCCTACGCACAGACACCCACTGACCTCTTCGTCTCCACAGTCACATTCTTCTCCATCTTCCAGGTAACCATTACCGCAGCGATGCCCTCCGTACATTGTTCTGGTGTTCGGAAGATTAAAGAGACACTTTCCTCCTCCAGAGCTCAGGTAGCTCTGCAGCTCCTTCAGGTTGTATTCATTAAACACACGAGGAAACGGATGCCTGAGCACGAGGTAAGGAAATCAGGGAAATCAAGTCAGATTTTACCTTCCAAATCTATTATTTATTCCCTTTCTCTTGGTTTACTAAATGCAGTTTCTTTTATGTTGGCAAGTTGTATTTTATACCCAGTAGCAGCAGCCATGATACAGCCTCCGTCTTCTGCGCTTGCGTGGCAGTAACCTGGAATGTCGTGGCTCATGCCGAAGTTGTGGCCCATCTCGTGCGCCACGGTGGCAGCAACACCAACTGCTAACTCTGAATGGTCCTGTTCAAAAGGACGTTAGGATCAGCAGAAATTAACGCATTATGCTTTCACTTGATGCACGTTGATGTAGTGAAGTATCAG
The sequence above is a segment of the Archocentrus centrarchus isolate MPI-CPG fArcCen1 chromosome 10, fArcCen1, whole genome shotgun sequence genome. Coding sequences within it:
- the adam19b gene encoding disintegrin and metalloproteinase domain-containing protein 19 produces the protein MRPGARPPPPPQPPPLDAARSSLRVCLLVALRFVVAVAVSEGAVSIGENKQGSLESILENVQSYEITYPVWLHPLRHKRSGNNEHPAEAQVLIVAEGQDLTLLLEKNEQLLAPGYQEIWYTPDGARRSTSRPSTGHCFYHGKVQDVKGSSVAVSTCSGLRGLISLNTSVSYLIEPLTVSTDADRHAVFRAESLHLPGGHCQHHHSEEEHEERRNDFIQGMMSPRSVRVKRDLSQNMKYVELLIVADKTEYENHGADLEKTKQKLVEAANLVDKYYKALNIRVALIGLEVWTSRDMISVSENPHSTLAAFLSWRQKQLRSLPNDNAQLITGKSFRGTTIGLAPLKAMCSEYQSGGVNMDHSELAVGVAATVAHEMGHNFGMSHDIPGYCHASAEDGGCIMAAATGHPFPRVFNEYNLKELQSYLSSGGGKCLFNLPNTRTMYGGHRCGNGYLEDGEECDCGDEEECTSPCCNANNCTLKTGAECAHGVCCHNCKLKSPGVLCRGPSGSCDLPEYCDGKTESCPADFYLVDGTSCAGGRAYCYTGMCLTLEQQCRSLWGQDARPAPDLCFKRVNEAGDIYGNCGKDEFGRYRRCSERDAKCGKIQCSSAASKPIENNAVSIETTVKEGNSKITCRGTHVYKLGKEDEEPQGDTLDPGLVMTGTKCGEDSICFNGMCRNASFLKTDDCSAKCHGHGLCNNNRNCHCDSGWAPPLCNQKGSGGSVDSGPVTSSSSALPVLLALLLAVFMGLAAFGFWRFGRHKLLLLKPYASPSAPSSEPVAVKPLHANSGNNGHSNPTFSPKKQDSASPHPSQSCPSWPKHAIAHPAGKLPPVPVFPAEQRKQTPQPQRGISPQARTLPVPVGQKPNHASPLPARPSPLCSLDPKNQSQPSAVPKHRPDPPKRPPPPCPVKKQSGNPVKGPQVTTSALQ